Within the Natranaeroarchaeum sulfidigenes genome, the region GATGCTGGACGATCTCGATGTGTTTCGCTCCATGATCGTTGTACCGCATTCGATCGACGGGATTGACGTTTTGGGCCTCGAGATAGGTCTGTATCTCCGTATCCTGGTGGATTCGTTCGAGGACATCGTTGACTCGCTCGTCGGGGAAGGCATGATCGTCCGCGGGCGAGTACACGCGATGGTCGGAGTCGGACATACCGGTACTGAGTGTGGGAACGGGAAAAAGTCCTCCGAGTGCACTGTTCAGAACACGATTCGGTTCTCCACGGCCGCACCAGCCCGAACAGCTGCGTCGTAGTCGGGTTCGACGCCAGGGTTGTCACCGCTCCATTTGTAGGTGATTCGTCCATCGCCGTCGACGATGAACACCGATCGCTTGGCGACGCCATTGACCTCTGTGTCGGTAAAGTCATTCGAGACACCGTGGTCGTCGAGAATCTCTTGGTTCAGATCGCTCACGAGTCCGAACTCGAGGTCGTTCTGACTGCGGAACTCGTTGAGCGCAAATGGAGTATCCCGGCTGATGCCGTACAGCGTCGCTCCCACGTCCTCAAATGACGCGAGCTGGTCCTGGGATCCACACATCTCGTCGGTACAGATACTCGTGAACGCGCCCGAGAAGAACACAGGTGCGATTGGACCACTGTCGAGCTCCTCCGAGAGCGTTACCGACTCGATGTCACCGGTTGCAATCGGTGCAGTAAAATAGAGTGCGTCTTCGCCCGTATTAACTATCACGCCGTGCGTTGTCGGGTTTCCGTCAAATCAGTTCCGTTTGGGGGAGAACGCATGGAGGAGCGGCGATCCGGTATCGTGTCTCTGAAATCCCATGCAAAAAGCCTATAATCGCGAGCGAGCAAGCAACGTATAGAGATGGCAGTTGAAATCACACCGCTGTTCGCTGTGCCCGGCGGGATGGAGCTAGTGGTGGTCTTGCTCATCGCAGTGCTTTTGTTCGGTGCAAACAAGATCCCGAAACTTGCTCGGTCGACCGGCGAAGCGATGGGGGAGTTCCAGAAGGGCCGAGAAGAAGTGGAACAGGAACTACAGGAAATTCGAGAAGGAGCCGATGTCGACACGGACATCGATACGGATATCGACACCGACCTCGACACTGACACGACCCCGTCGAGCACCGACACCGAAACTGAAACCGAGACGAATAACTAGTCGCCTTTTTATCGAGTCATGTTGCCTGGGCGTGTGGCCTAGCGGATAGGGCGAAAGGTTCCTAACCTTTCGATCGCGGGTTCGAATCCCGTCACGCCCGTTCTCGTACCGAGCGCTAGTGAGGTCGAGAACGAACCGCAGGGATTCGAAGTACGGATCGAGGGGGCGGAGCGACTGACGTTCCGGTGGTTCGAATCCCGTCACGCCCGTTCTCGTACCGAGCGCTAGTGAGGTCGAGAACGAACCGCAGGGATTCGAATCAGGGAGGTCACGCGCAGCGAAGCGAGGACGTCTTCATGTGGTTCGAATCCCGTCACGCCCGTCATCGACTGCGAGTTATAGCGAGTAGTAATGACGACACCTCGGGACTCGACCCCGAGAGACACAGCCCGCACAATAGGTGAAGCGTACGAGCACGATTGTCTCCGCTCGGATCCATGCCACGCCCGTCTCGTGCAACGACGTCAGAGCGAGCCATAGCCCAGTGAGTGAACGCTGTTCTGACAGTGTGAACTGGATATTTCATTTATGATTTTAGACATGTGTAAGACATTACATTCAGAGGCAGCTTTATTGTAGATTGTTTCATCGTTTTGTTCGTTACAATGTCGAACGCTAACATACGGGGTGGAATCCTGTTCTCGCTGTACGAGCAGTATATCGGAGAACCGAAATCGAAAAAGCAGGTATACGGCTACTGGCTGTTCATTATCGGGTACGTGCTCGGGTTCGCGGGGATCCTGTTGTTCGTCACCGAACTCTGGCAGGCGGGCGATCCGAACTGGTTCCTGCGTGGCGCGGGTGTCTCACTCGCGGCGGGTGGGTTGCCGCTCGCGATGTTCGGGATCGTGTTACTCCTGCCAGTGCGCGAACGAGGTATCCACGCCACACTCGTCGGACTGGGTGTCACGTTTATTGGTGTGATCGCATTCAATCTCGCTTATCCCAGTAACTGGTGGGTTGACTCCGCGGCCGACTACAGTGGTGTTGTCGTCGCGATTTATTCCGTGGGACTGGCCATCGTCGCGGGGGTGATCGTACTGGTGCCGATCCTCACCGGGAAAGAGGGGATGCTCGTGGAAGACGAGATGCAGGGGCTCGACGCACACCCACCTGTGCTGGTCGGCCAGAAGGACCACGGAACCCTGTTCAGCGTGTTCCGCCGCCCCGGATCGGAGTGGACGTGGCGAGCCGTCCAGCAAAGTGCACTCGCTACCGGGATAGACTCGCTGGAGAGCCGAACGGCCGCAAAGGACGCAGTTGATACCCTGAAAGCGAAAGTCAACTCGGCGCGGTTGCTCGAGATAACGACAGCAGCGTTTCGGCTATACGAGAACGAACAGGGGGTCTGGCGGTGGGTGCTGATGCGGGACGACGGGAGCGTCATTGCGGAGAGCGTCGATCAGTACGATAGCCGTGACGAGGCCGAAGACGCAGTCAGTTTCACGAAGGATCGGGGACCCGATGCACCGTTGCTGGATATCGAGGGGGCAGCCTTCGACGTCTATCGTGACGGCGATGACTGGCGCTGGCGACTCCTCGATGAGGAACGGACGGTGATGGCCGAGAGTCCGAACCGACACGCCGACGAGGCAAGCGCGGAGGACGCTATCGCATCTGTAACGGACCGTATCGGAGATGCTCGAGTGCTGGCATTCGACTCGTTCGGCGTCGAACTGTTCGAGGATGGCGGAGAGTGGTGCTGGCGTCTACTGGATACAGCTGATGAAGAGGTCGCACGCAGTGCTGTCGGGTTCGACTCGCGGCGCAACGCAGAGACGGGTGCCGACGAGGTACTCGATCAGTTCGGATCAGCGACCGTCCTGCATAGCGGCCAGCCAGGGATCGAAGTGTATCAGTCCGGATCGGACTGGCAATGGCGGCTACTGGATGATGACGACGAGACGGTTGCAAGAAGCCCGGGTGGAGCCGGCGATCGGTCGGACGTACAGCAGGGAGCAGAGCGGCTGTGTGCGGAGGCTGCTGACGCAAAGACCGTTCAGTTTGACGGTGCGGAGTACGAGATCTACCGTGCAAACGAGGGATGGAACTGGCGGTTTGTCACCGACGAGCGTGAGGTCATCGCCGACCACACGCAGGGATACGAGACCATCGAGGACGCCGAAGAGGCGATTGAACGTGTCAGAGAACAGGCCAGCGAGGCCGACCTGTTGGAGTTCGAGACGGCAGCGTTCCAGCAGTACCAGACCGTCACCGGCGACTGGCGCTGGCGGCTGATCGACGAGGACGGCGCAGTGCTCGCCGATAGCGGGCAGGCCTATGACTCCAAAGACGACGCGGGCAATGCTATGGTGACGCTAAAAGAGAAAGCGCCGGACGCAGAACTGCTAGAGATCGAAACCGCGGCGTTCGAGCTGTTCCAGAACGACAACGATAGCTGGGGCTGGCGGCTGATCGACGAGGGTGGTCGGCTGGTCGCGGAGGGCGCAAAGAGCCATGCGACAAAGCAAGGCGCGCGAGAGGCCATGGACTACCTCGTGGACAACTCACCCGGTGCGGATGTAGAATCGATCGACGGAGCGATCTTCGAGGTCTTCAGTGAGGGGAGCGACGACTGGCAATGGCGCTGTCTCTACGAGGACAACACCATCATTGCCGAGAGTCCAGAGGGATACGCGACCCGAGACGATGCGGAAGGAGCTATCGAGCGCGTCAAACCGAACGCCACGAGTGCAGCGATTCATACGATCGAGGGGCTGGCGTTCGAGATCGATCCGGATTCGGAGTATCGGTGGGACGTGCTCGATCAGCAGCGCGAGACGGTTGTGGTCGGTGGACGCAGCTACGAGGAGGCCGAAGCTGCCGAATCAGCGATCGAGGAGCTGAAAGCTAACGCCGGTGACGCGACGACGTTCACGATAGAGGACGCAGCAATCAGGCTCCAGCAATCGGAGAGCGGCTGGAGCTGGGAACTGATCGACCGTGACCGTACTGTGTATGCCCGGAGTGGTGGACAGTACGACACACGGGAGGTGGTGCTGGACACTATCGAGGAGCTACAGGTGCTCGCCCCGGATGCGGAGTTCCTCGAATTTGAAACGGCTGGTATCGAAATCGTCGAAGCTGACGACGGCTGGCGCTGGCAACTCCTGAACGGCGACGAGGACGTCGTCGCGGCGAGCGCAACCGTCTACGAGGAACGATCCGCGCTCATCGATGCTATCGATGACATCAGAGACCTACTGGTCAGTGCGAGCATCCTGGAGATAGACGATCCGACCTTCGAGTTGCACCAACAGGAGGGCGGCTGGATCTGGCGACTCGTCGACGAGAACGGGATCGGTCTCGCCGAAAGTGCCGAAAGCTATCCAACTCGCTCGGCGGCTCGTGAGCGGATGAATACGCTCAAAGAGCAGGCCCCGGACGGCTCACTGTCGGTCGCCGGATAGCGACGAAGCCGACGCCGTTTTTACTCGGGATAGGCGATACTCTCATAATGAGCGACGAGGTGGATGTTCCGGAAAGTCATCCGAGGTATCATTCATTACTGACAAGACATCGGATCGAGGCTGGCGTTGAAACGGGAATCACAAGCCAGCAGGGGCTAATCGCCCAGGGTCGTGGCGAGGCGTTCGATTACCTGCTCGGGGAAGAAACGATTCCGAGTGCGGATCGGGCAGCACGGACAGCCGCGGCTGCACTGCTGCGGGCAGACAAGCCGGTTCTCTCGGTCAATGGTAACGTAGCCGCACTGGTCCCTGAGGAGACGGTTGCGCTTGCCAATGCGGTTGACGCGGATATCGAGGTGAACCTGTTCAATCGGACCGAAAAGCGAATCGAGCGGATCGCCGATCATCTCGGAGCACACGGTGCGGAGGAGGTCAAAGGATTAACCGCGGACGCCCGGATCCCCGGCATCGACCACGAGCGTGCGAAAGTTGATTCTGACGGGATTTACAGCGCCGACGTGGTGGTTGTCCCACTGGAGGACGGTGACCGTGCCGAAGCGCTCGGCGAGATGGACAAGACCGAGATCGTGATCGATCTGAATCCGCTCTCGCGGTCACCACAGGTCGCATCGATCCCGATTATCGACAACGTCGTCCGGGCCATACCGAACATTACAGAACACGCTCACGACCTCAAAAGCCGATCGGAGCCGGGACTACACTCGATTATCGAGGAGTTCGATGCCGACACAGCACTGCGGGAGGCAGAACGGACAATCCGGGAGAGCGATAACTGATACAGTACTTGCCGGAGTCAAATAAACGAACCGGAGGTTCCCACCGTCAACATGGGTTCGGGCTTAAACTCGCGGAGTCGGGCTGGATCTCCTCGTAAACCGGGCCAAGAGCCACAATCGGCTTCTGACGGGAGGGCTCGGCTTCACTCGCCGCTTCTTGAAGATCCCCGTGAGTGTACGTACGGGGGGCACCGTCCCCATCGGTTGGGCCGTATGTGAGTACGGCATCGTCATCCTCAGCACGTTCTATCAGGTTTCGACCGGTACGAGCGCCTGATGGGTTGATTCCACTGTTGTCGAGGAACTCCTCATAGCTCATCCCGAAGTACGAATCGATATCGACAGTGATGATGAATTGCATCGAAGATGACAGTGAAATAAGCGATACGGGCGAGCGGTCGTCAACAAC harbors:
- a CDS encoding redoxin domain-containing protein, with the translated sequence MVNTGEDALYFTAPIATGDIESVTLSEELDSGPIAPVFFSGAFTSICTDEMCGSQDQLASFEDVGATLYGISRDTPFALNEFRSQNDLEFGLVSDLNQEILDDHGVSNDFTDTEVNGVAKRSVFIVDGDGRITYKWSGDNPGVEPDYDAAVRAGAAVENRIVF
- the tatA gene encoding twin-arginine translocase TatA/TatE family subunit, with protein sequence MAVEITPLFAVPGGMELVVVLLIAVLLFGANKIPKLARSTGEAMGEFQKGREEVEQELQEIREGADVDTDIDTDIDTDLDTDTTPSSTDTETETETNN
- a CDS encoding DUF1508 domain-containing protein: MSNANIRGGILFSLYEQYIGEPKSKKQVYGYWLFIIGYVLGFAGILLFVTELWQAGDPNWFLRGAGVSLAAGGLPLAMFGIVLLLPVRERGIHATLVGLGVTFIGVIAFNLAYPSNWWVDSAADYSGVVVAIYSVGLAIVAGVIVLVPILTGKEGMLVEDEMQGLDAHPPVLVGQKDHGTLFSVFRRPGSEWTWRAVQQSALATGIDSLESRTAAKDAVDTLKAKVNSARLLEITTAAFRLYENEQGVWRWVLMRDDGSVIAESVDQYDSRDEAEDAVSFTKDRGPDAPLLDIEGAAFDVYRDGDDWRWRLLDEERTVMAESPNRHADEASAEDAIASVTDRIGDARVLAFDSFGVELFEDGGEWCWRLLDTADEEVARSAVGFDSRRNAETGADEVLDQFGSATVLHSGQPGIEVYQSGSDWQWRLLDDDDETVARSPGGAGDRSDVQQGAERLCAEAADAKTVQFDGAEYEIYRANEGWNWRFVTDEREVIADHTQGYETIEDAEEAIERVREQASEADLLEFETAAFQQYQTVTGDWRWRLIDEDGAVLADSGQAYDSKDDAGNAMVTLKEKAPDAELLEIETAAFELFQNDNDSWGWRLIDEGGRLVAEGAKSHATKQGAREAMDYLVDNSPGADVESIDGAIFEVFSEGSDDWQWRCLYEDNTIIAESPEGYATRDDAEGAIERVKPNATSAAIHTIEGLAFEIDPDSEYRWDVLDQQRETVVVGGRSYEEAEAAESAIEELKANAGDATTFTIEDAAIRLQQSESGWSWELIDRDRTVYARSGGQYDTREVVLDTIEELQVLAPDAEFLEFETAGIEIVEADDGWRWQLLNGDEDVVAASATVYEERSALIDAIDDIRDLLVSASILEIDDPTFELHQQEGGWIWRLVDENGIGLAESAESYPTRSAARERMNTLKEQAPDGSLSVAG
- a CDS encoding 4-phosphopantoate--beta-alanine ligase → MSDEVDVPESHPRYHSLLTRHRIEAGVETGITSQQGLIAQGRGEAFDYLLGEETIPSADRAARTAAAALLRADKPVLSVNGNVAALVPEETVALANAVDADIEVNLFNRTEKRIERIADHLGAHGAEEVKGLTADARIPGIDHERAKVDSDGIYSADVVVVPLEDGDRAEALGEMDKTEIVIDLNPLSRSPQVASIPIIDNVVRAIPNITEHAHDLKSRSEPGLHSIIEEFDADTALREAERTIRESDN
- a CDS encoding AMP-binding protein, with protein sequence MSNIVNVLQLAAMDNQDTTAIDADPELSFSRLWSLTDRFAGGLRAHEIGKGDSVGICLTDPATLLVAIYGTLRNGSVPVVFSPDLFDSEVADGLDEVGSTALVVDDRSPVSLISLSSSMQFIITVDIDSYFGMSYEEFLDNSGINPSGARTGRNLIERAEDDDAVLTYGPTDGDGAPRTYTHGDLQEAASEAEPSRQKPIVALGPVYEEIQPDSASLSPNPC